In Helicoverpa zea isolate HzStark_Cry1AcR chromosome 3, ilHelZeax1.1, whole genome shotgun sequence, the following proteins share a genomic window:
- the LOC124645977 gene encoding uncharacterized protein LOC124645977: MQTETDGVVDESEDLDPDILQLLGSDPTQNKSFGDHLHKDLATRWKHILTNGLSKEEKLDILKQYLPAENCTNMKAPLLNPEIKSALSDNNIKRDSYSEQKQNQMSSCISAIGKALNLVLSQKDNVPQEIIKILSDAGRLLCDTHHRESLSRRFAIVNSLSKQKREIIKNTKIDDYLFGANLSEYLKSSKAISMSASELRFSSNTAKSNQPQRGQPSTSTSRYPGSLNAWGAPRAPAAEPRVYPSRNRRQPPPPSAPRDQRRVPTTRKTRPRNNYPQSRRS; encoded by the coding sequence ATGCAAACAGAAACCGACGGAGTAGTAGACGAAAGCGAGGACCTGGACCCAGATATTTTGCAACTATTAGGCTCAGatcctacacaaaataaatcatttggAGATCATTTACATAAAGATCTCGCTACGAGGTGGAAGCACATCTTAACTAATGGACTTTCTAAGGAGGAGAAACTCGATATTCTAAAACAATACCTGCCTGCTGAAAATTGCACAAATATGAAAGCACCTTTATTGAATCCGGAAATAAAATCAGCACTCTCGGATAATAATATCAAAAGAGATTCGTACagcgaacaaaaacaaaatcaaatgtcCAGCTGTATTTCAGCAATTGGCAAAGCACTTAATTTAGTCTTGTCACAAAAAGACAACGTCCCTCAAGAAATCATAAAAATACTGAGCGACGCTGGGCGCCTGCTATGCGATACACATCATAGGGAATCTCTTTCTAGAAGATTTGCTATCGTGAATTCCTTAAGCAAGCAAAAacgagaaataataaaaaatacaaaaatagatgATTATTTGTTCGGTGCTAACTTGTCTGAGTATCTAAAATCATCCAAGGCCATATCGATGTCTGCCTCAGAGCTTAGATTCAGCTCAAATACAGCCAAGTCTAATCAGCCACAGCGTGGGCAACCCAGCACATCCACATCTCGTTATCCTGGATCTTTAAACGCTTGGGGGGCACCGCGTGCACCAGCCGCCGAACCGCGAGTGTACCCCAGCCGGAATCGGCGCCAGCCACCACCGCCGTCGGCGCCACGAGACCAGCGTCGTGTACCGACGACGAGGAAGACACGGCCGCGGAACAATTACCCACAATCTCGACGAAGTTAA